The proteins below come from a single Chryseobacterium nepalense genomic window:
- a CDS encoding CCA tRNA nucleotidyltransferase produces MFINLNQNRNLKLFKIISEVAEKNGQSVYIVGGYVRDLLMKRKASTDIDFVTEQSGIELAQNVGKEIDPKMKVSVFKTYGTAMIRYKDLELEFVGARKESYTEDSRKPEVEGGTIEDDQKRRDFTINAMAISLNKDNFGELIDPFNGVEDLEKGILRTPLEPAQTYSDDPLRMMRAIRFASTLQFQIEEKSLEAIKQEAERIKIVSMERIMVEFNKIMLSQKPSVGLRLMEETGLMKLIIPELIDLKGIEEVEGQTHKDNFYHTLEVVDNISQNTDYLWLRWAALLHDIGKAPTKKFVEGTGWTFHGHEFLGSKMVKTLFQRLKLPLGPDMKYVQKMVKLSSRPIALITDDASDSALRRLLFDSGEDLEDLFTLCKADITTKNSKKQEKFKKNFEYVAVKIKEVEEKDQVRNFQPPISGEEIMALFNLKPGREIGILKEKVKEAILEGEIENDSEKAKQFVIAEGGKLGLTLV; encoded by the coding sequence ATGTTCATCAATCTTAATCAAAATAGAAACCTTAAACTTTTTAAAATAATTTCTGAAGTCGCGGAAAAAAATGGCCAGTCGGTGTACATCGTTGGCGGTTATGTTCGTGATTTGCTGATGAAAAGAAAAGCTTCTACGGATATTGATTTTGTAACTGAACAGAGCGGCATCGAGCTGGCCCAAAATGTGGGAAAAGAAATTGATCCGAAGATGAAAGTTTCCGTCTTTAAAACGTATGGTACGGCAATGATCAGGTACAAAGACCTTGAGCTTGAATTTGTAGGTGCCAGAAAAGAAAGTTATACGGAAGACAGCCGGAAGCCGGAAGTGGAAGGCGGTACCATAGAAGACGATCAGAAGAGACGGGATTTTACGATCAATGCAATGGCAATTTCTCTGAATAAAGATAATTTCGGTGAATTAATTGATCCGTTTAACGGAGTGGAAGATCTCGAAAAAGGAATTCTCAGAACACCGTTGGAACCTGCTCAAACCTATTCTGATGATCCGTTGCGAATGATGAGAGCCATTCGTTTTGCTTCCACATTACAGTTTCAGATTGAAGAAAAATCCTTGGAAGCTATTAAACAGGAAGCGGAAAGAATAAAAATCGTTTCGATGGAAAGAATTATGGTGGAATTTAACAAAATCATGCTTTCCCAAAAACCTTCTGTCGGACTTAGGCTGATGGAAGAAACCGGTTTGATGAAATTGATTATTCCTGAACTCATTGATCTGAAAGGAATAGAAGAAGTGGAAGGGCAGACCCATAAAGATAATTTTTACCACACGCTGGAAGTCGTAGATAATATTTCACAAAATACCGACTATCTTTGGCTGCGTTGGGCGGCATTGCTTCACGATATCGGAAAAGCACCGACGAAAAAGTTTGTGGAAGGAACGGGTTGGACATTCCACGGACATGAGTTTTTAGGTTCAAAGATGGTGAAAACTTTGTTCCAGAGACTGAAACTGCCTTTAGGGCCGGATATGAAATATGTTCAGAAAATGGTAAAGCTTTCTTCACGTCCGATTGCTCTTATTACTGATGATGCTTCAGATTCTGCGTTAAGAAGGCTCTTGTTTGATTCCGGGGAAGATCTGGAAGATCTTTTTACCCTTTGCAAAGCAGATATCACTACGAAAAATTCTAAAAAGCAGGAAAAATTTAAAAAGAATTTTGAATATGTAGCGGTAAAAATCAAAGAAGTGGAAGAGAAAGATCAGGTAAGAAATTTTCAGCCGCCGATTTCCGGAGAGGAGATTATGGCACTGTTTAACCTGAAACCGGGCCGTGAAATCGGAATTTTAAAAGAAAAAGTAAAAGAGGCCATCCTGGAGGGAGAAATTGAAAATGACAGCGAAAAGGCAAAACAATTCGTTATTGCAGAAGGAGGAAAACTGGGGCTAACACTTGTTTAA
- a CDS encoding TonB-dependent receptor plug domain-containing protein, whose protein sequence is MDIKKSLVLIFSAYGCFLSAQEKAIDTVYIFDNQMNKVKLFHSVNTIRPKDFEKNTTNLSELLRFQSQLYIKENGRGAVSSPSFRGTSAGHTAFVWNGININSAFLGQGDVNNMPLFGYDELEVKAGGGSVQYGSSAIGGSIHLNNNLEFNKGAHAFLYSEAASFGTFNNFLRTSFSNEKFSMKVSGNYVISQNDYEVPEKEYINRNGRFYNSSINIGASYKIAPHQTISWQNQLFDGSQHYPIFTENGNKTKYKAQTLRSLLSWDVTRNNFSNSLKVAYTEDNFQYFGDIDKPKESGAEGKNYIFRNDFNYFITPKINVNAIGEFQVNKGSGYQSGIGDISRNVGSAAGLIRYFVTSDLRFEAGIKKDFVENISSPVLYSFSGKWQPVKWYQAGASFSRNFKFPTFNDLYWQQGGNPDLVPETSTNLDMDHELTFGDLKLTVSPYYMDIKNYINWLPTAAGYWAAFNTYSVEIYGLDSRITYLKDFGNHHFTFNGGYTYSRSTNKLTGMQMMYVPLHKATGNIDYRYRFLSVYVQGLFNGLTYTTTDEKRADAIDPYFVLNTGISTKFLNHYTLGFKVNNITDVVYQTVSYYPLPKRNYSVYININF, encoded by the coding sequence ATGGATATAAAAAAATCTTTAGTACTGATTTTTTCGGCTTACGGCTGCTTTCTTTCTGCACAGGAGAAAGCCATTGATACGGTATATATCTTTGATAACCAAATGAATAAAGTAAAACTTTTTCATAGTGTCAATACAATCCGTCCGAAAGATTTCGAAAAAAACACCACCAATCTTTCCGAACTTTTGCGGTTCCAGTCTCAGCTTTATATTAAAGAAAACGGACGGGGTGCAGTTTCATCGCCATCCTTCAGGGGAACCAGTGCAGGGCACACAGCTTTTGTGTGGAACGGCATCAACATCAACTCAGCCTTTCTCGGACAAGGTGATGTGAATAATATGCCGCTTTTCGGGTATGATGAGCTTGAAGTAAAAGCCGGCGGCGGAAGTGTACAATATGGAAGTTCTGCCATCGGAGGGAGTATTCATCTTAATAATAACCTGGAGTTTAACAAGGGTGCCCATGCTTTTCTTTATTCGGAAGCAGCATCGTTCGGGACCTTTAATAATTTCCTGAGGACTTCCTTCAGCAATGAAAAGTTCAGTATGAAGGTTTCGGGAAATTATGTCATCAGCCAGAACGATTATGAAGTTCCGGAGAAGGAGTACATCAACAGAAACGGCAGGTTTTACAATTCGTCGATCAACATCGGAGCTTCGTATAAAATTGCACCGCATCAAACGATTTCGTGGCAAAACCAGCTATTTGACGGATCCCAACATTATCCTATTTTCACAGAGAACGGTAACAAAACAAAATATAAAGCCCAGACATTGCGCAGTCTTCTTTCCTGGGATGTTACAAGAAATAATTTTTCCAACAGCCTGAAAGTGGCTTACACGGAGGATAATTTCCAGTATTTCGGAGATATTGACAAACCGAAGGAAAGTGGTGCGGAAGGTAAAAATTATATTTTCAGAAATGATTTTAATTATTTCATCACTCCGAAAATCAACGTCAATGCCATTGGGGAATTTCAGGTAAATAAAGGGTCGGGTTACCAATCGGGCATTGGAGATATCAGCAGAAATGTTGGTTCTGCAGCAGGTCTTATTAGATATTTCGTTACTTCTGATCTTCGTTTTGAAGCAGGTATTAAAAAAGATTTTGTAGAAAATATATCTTCTCCTGTCCTCTATTCTTTTTCAGGAAAATGGCAGCCTGTAAAATGGTATCAGGCAGGCGCAAGCTTCTCAAGAAATTTTAAGTTTCCTACTTTCAATGATCTGTACTGGCAACAGGGAGGAAATCCTGATTTGGTTCCGGAAACATCTACAAACCTGGATATGGATCATGAATTGACATTCGGAGATTTGAAACTGACGGTGAGTCCGTATTATATGGATATTAAAAACTATATCAACTGGCTTCCGACAGCTGCAGGTTACTGGGCTGCATTCAATACCTACAGCGTAGAAATTTACGGGCTTGATTCGCGGATCACTTATCTGAAAGATTTTGGAAATCATCATTTTACGTTTAACGGCGGATACACATATTCCAGATCTACCAATAAGCTTACAGGAATGCAGATGATGTATGTTCCGCTTCATAAGGCTACCGGAAACATCGATTACCGCTACCGTTTCCTGAGTGTTTATGTGCAGGGGCTTTTCAATGGGCTTACTTATACCACTACCGACGAAAAAAGAGCGGATGCCATTGATCCTTATTTCGTTTTGAACACCGGAATTTCCACAAAATTTTTAAACCATTACACTTTAGGATTTAAGGTAAATAATATTACAGACGTTGTTTATCAGACCGTTTCTTATTATCCTTTGCCCAAAAGAAATTACAGTGTTTATATCAATATTAATTTTTAA
- a CDS encoding cytidine deaminase, with protein sequence MKKETQISYEYFKNSSELNDIEKELFQKAKDARENAYAPYSNFLVGCSVLLENGEMYSGNNQENAAFPSGLCAERTTLFWVAANFPAVKIKKIFIVGGHREFPEKNPPIPPCGACRQSLIEFETKQNENIDLYFSSMNEEVVKVHSIKDLLPFYFDGTFL encoded by the coding sequence ATGAAAAAAGAAACTCAGATCAGTTACGAATATTTTAAGAATAGCAGCGAACTGAACGATATAGAAAAAGAATTATTTCAAAAGGCAAAGGACGCGCGCGAGAATGCATATGCTCCCTACTCCAACTTTCTGGTAGGATGTTCTGTGCTGCTTGAAAATGGCGAAATGTATTCCGGGAACAACCAGGAGAACGCGGCATTTCCATCGGGACTTTGTGCCGAAAGAACAACCTTATTCTGGGTAGCTGCCAATTTTCCGGCTGTGAAAATTAAAAAGATTTTCATTGTGGGAGGCCATAGGGAATTTCCTGAGAAAAATCCTCCTATTCCGCCCTGCGGAGCCTGCAGGCAAAGTTTGATTGAATTTGAGACCAAGCAAAATGAAAACATTGATCTTTATTTCTCAAGCATGAATGAGGAGGTGGTGAAGGTACATTCGATTAAGGATCTGCTGCCGTTTTATTTTGACGGTACGTTTTTGTAG
- a CDS encoding NADH:flavin oxidoreductase/NADH oxidase — protein sequence MLYTPVNFRNVELKNRWVMSPMCMYSSEDGLPNDFHFVHYGSRAQGGAGLLIVEATGVEPRGRITNHCMGIWNDEQAKQLQRIVEFVHKNSESKIGIQLSHSGRKGSTWNTKQISVEEGWETIAPSPIPYHPTERIPHVLTQEEIKEQVRNFREAARRAVEAGFDVIEIHAAHGYLIHQFLSPLSNIRTDEYGGSFENRIRFLVEIVDAVNEELNDNVALFVRISGTEYAENGWEITDSVELSKVLKNHSVDLIDVSSGGNIHGVKIPLFDGYQVPLASQVRNEADVKTGAVGLIKKVSHAEEILEKGDADLIFIAREMLRNPYLAVQGSFEMNEECFFPHQYLRAKI from the coding sequence ATGTTATATACTCCAGTTAATTTCAGAAATGTTGAATTAAAAAACCGTTGGGTAATGTCGCCAATGTGTATGTATTCCAGTGAAGATGGACTTCCCAATGACTTCCATTTTGTTCACTATGGAAGTCGCGCTCAGGGTGGAGCAGGGCTTCTTATCGTAGAAGCAACCGGGGTGGAGCCCCGCGGAAGAATTACCAATCACTGTATGGGAATATGGAACGATGAGCAGGCAAAGCAGCTTCAGAGAATTGTAGAGTTTGTTCATAAAAATTCAGAAAGCAAAATAGGAATTCAGCTTTCGCATTCCGGAAGAAAAGGATCTACCTGGAATACCAAACAAATTTCCGTTGAAGAAGGATGGGAAACCATCGCGCCAAGTCCGATTCCGTATCATCCGACAGAAAGAATTCCGCATGTTTTAACCCAGGAAGAAATTAAGGAACAGGTTCGGAATTTTAGAGAAGCTGCCAGAAGAGCAGTAGAGGCAGGTTTTGATGTCATTGAAATTCATGCGGCTCATGGCTATCTTATTCATCAGTTTTTATCGCCGCTTTCAAACATCAGGACTGATGAATACGGTGGAAGCTTTGAAAACAGAATCCGTTTTTTAGTTGAAATTGTAGATGCTGTAAACGAAGAATTGAATGACAATGTTGCTTTGTTTGTAAGAATTTCAGGAACAGAATATGCAGAAAACGGCTGGGAGATTACCGACAGTGTTGAATTGTCAAAAGTCTTGAAGAATCACTCTGTGGATCTCATTGATGTTTCCAGTGGCGGAAATATTCACGGCGTAAAGATTCCTCTTTTCGATGGCTACCAGGTTCCGTTAGCTTCACAGGTAAGAAATGAAGCCGATGTAAAAACAGGAGCTGTAGGACTGATTAAAAAGGTTTCCCATGCGGAAGAGATTCTTGAGAAAGGAGATGCCGATCTCATTTTTATTGCCAGGGAAATGTTGAGAAACCCTTATCTTGCAGTTCAGGGATCATTTGAAATGAATGAAGAATGCTTTTTCCCACATCAGTATCTGAGAGCAAAAATATAA
- a CDS encoding DUF2752 domain-containing protein: MKAEDFMLPCPIKKFFGVECFGCGTQRAIVMVFEGRFAEAFHMFPAVYTVLLFFVAVILNFVDRKRNYSNILVFLAITNAIIMVISYFYKHLFLNIT; encoded by the coding sequence ATGAAAGCAGAAGATTTTATGCTGCCCTGTCCTATCAAAAAATTCTTTGGGGTAGAATGCTTCGGATGCGGCACCCAGAGAGCGATCGTTATGGTTTTTGAAGGCAGATTTGCTGAAGCTTTTCATATGTTTCCTGCGGTATATACTGTATTGCTGTTTTTTGTGGCAGTCATCTTAAACTTTGTGGATAGAAAAAGGAATTACAGTAATATCTTAGTTTTTTTAGCAATAACAAACGCTATTATTATGGTAATTTCATACTTTTATAAACATTTATTTCTAAACATAACTTAA
- a CDS encoding CCC motif membrane protein, translating into MDQQKLPNATAVLILGIVSIVGCCCYGLPGLISGIIALVLAKKDGQLYKQNPTMYSNYSQLNAGKIMAIIGISLSVLYFIYVIVLLSTVGWEAMKDPQLMQEKMRDLLGQ; encoded by the coding sequence ATGGATCAACAAAAATTACCTAACGCAACCGCAGTATTAATTCTTGGAATTGTATCAATTGTAGGTTGCTGCTGCTATGGCCTTCCGGGGCTTATATCTGGAATTATTGCTCTTGTTCTCGCCAAGAAAGATGGTCAATTGTATAAACAAAATCCAACAATGTACTCAAATTATAGCCAGCTGAATGCCGGTAAAATTATGGCGATTATTGGGATTTCATTAAGTGTATTGTACTTTATTTATGTGATTGTACTGTTATCGACAGTTGGTTGGGAAGCAATGAAAGACCCTCAACTGATGCAGGAGAAAATGAGAGATTTGCTTGGACAATAA
- a CDS encoding endonuclease, which produces MKKTLFILVFVSFLTNAQAPSGYYNSANGLSGASLKTALSTIITNGHQDKGYNGLWTGYKTTDIDKNYENDGSILDIYSEKPAGTDPYKYTPGTNQCGTYSVEGNCYNREHIVPQSLFNESSPMVSDIHFIRATDGKVNGMRSNYPFGKVGTATFTSKNGSKLGNSVSSGYSGTVFEPIDEFKGDVARMIFYFVTRYQGKLSTFASGNMLGNSTFPGLQTWELNVLLAWHNQDPVSQAEINRNNASYAFQGNRNPFIDNPNYVNLIWGSGSTGGGGTTTPPTTTGCANETFETIPTASSASYLTRTWSNGGISWIATDARTDQTISTKAITIRDGALTSGSSGNGIGSLTVTTQLKFTGSNGTFTVKVNGTAVGTVPYSTNSTTTTINNINISGNVVVELENNSTSNRVAIDNLSWTCYSGTSRNIQSVYAETILPQNQMQISPNPIVNNEIFVKGETRNITKAEIYNLQGKIMQSFEQPFRNNRNSIRIKNLPSGVYILKVDGSVMKFIVK; this is translated from the coding sequence ATGAAAAAAACACTGTTCATTTTGGTGTTTGTCTCTTTTCTGACAAATGCGCAGGCTCCTTCAGGATATTACAACTCGGCCAACGGGTTGTCCGGAGCTTCACTGAAAACAGCCTTAAGTACAATTATTACCAACGGACACCAGGACAAAGGCTATAATGGACTCTGGACCGGCTATAAGACAACTGACATTGACAAAAATTACGAAAATGACGGTTCTATTCTGGATATTTATTCAGAAAAGCCGGCAGGTACAGATCCTTATAAATACACTCCCGGAACAAATCAGTGCGGGACCTATTCCGTAGAAGGAAATTGTTACAACAGAGAACATATTGTTCCCCAAAGTTTATTTAATGAATCTTCACCAATGGTTTCCGATATACATTTTATCAGGGCAACCGATGGAAAAGTAAACGGGATGCGATCCAATTATCCTTTCGGAAAGGTTGGTACCGCAACATTCACCTCTAAAAACGGATCCAAACTTGGAAACTCGGTTTCTTCCGGATATTCGGGAACCGTTTTTGAGCCGATTGATGAATTTAAAGGGGATGTCGCGAGAATGATCTTCTATTTTGTAACACGCTATCAAGGCAAACTTTCCACTTTCGCTTCAGGAAATATGCTGGGCAATTCCACCTTTCCAGGATTACAGACCTGGGAACTGAATGTTTTGCTCGCATGGCACAATCAGGATCCTGTATCGCAGGCTGAAATCAACAGAAATAATGCTTCTTATGCTTTTCAGGGAAACAGAAATCCTTTTATTGACAATCCGAATTATGTGAATTTAATTTGGGGATCCGGATCTACAGGAGGCGGCGGAACTACAACTCCTCCCACAACGACCGGTTGTGCGAACGAAACTTTCGAAACCATTCCAACAGCAAGTTCTGCTTCTTATTTAACAAGAACCTGGAGCAACGGCGGAATTTCATGGATTGCCACAGATGCCAGAACCGACCAGACTATTTCTACAAAAGCCATTACCATAAGAGACGGTGCTTTAACATCAGGAAGTTCGGGTAACGGAATCGGGTCATTAACGGTAACCACCCAATTGAAATTTACAGGATCGAACGGAACATTTACTGTGAAAGTAAACGGAACAGCCGTAGGAACCGTACCTTACAGCACTAATTCAACAACTACTACGATTAATAATATCAACATTTCAGGAAATGTAGTTGTAGAGCTGGAAAACAACTCAACCAGCAACAGAGTAGCCATAGACAACCTAAGCTGGACCTGTTATTCCGGAACATCAAGAAACATTCAGAGTGTTTATGCAGAAACGATCTTACCTCAAAACCAGATGCAGATCTCCCCAAATCCGATTGTGAATAATGAAATTTTTGTAAAAGGTGAAACACGGAACATTACGAAAGCTGAAATTTATAATCTCCAGGGAAAAATAATGCAGTCTTTTGAACAGCCATTCAGGAACAACAGAAATTCTATCAGAATAAAAAATCTTCCTTCGGGAGTCTATATTCTGAAAGTAGATGGTTCGGTAATGAAGTTTATTGTTAAATAA
- a CDS encoding T9SS type A sorting domain-containing protein translates to MSMPVLGLIGGVFFAGAQCNPVSSLSENFDAYSCCSMGVVPTCWDSVILGGASQIISSTQPASGTSQIYQTGYGTGKISIVILPTMTNISDGTHRLRVKMKANGAGYLELGYIKDAIPETFVVLQPITITNTSYDSTSERIFTIPTTIPAGMRLAIRNPGTSFAGHYWDDVVWEPIPNLATGETENLPKIGLYPNPVHDELHISNVKNVETLTLADTSGRILKIINNPSTTVSLSDLEKGMYFISLHFKKGGDASYKIIKD, encoded by the coding sequence ATGAGTATGCCTGTATTAGGGCTTATAGGCGGAGTTTTCTTTGCCGGTGCACAGTGTAATCCGGTAAGCAGTTTATCTGAAAATTTTGATGCATATTCCTGTTGCAGCATGGGAGTCGTGCCTACATGCTGGGATAGTGTGATTTTGGGCGGGGCAAGCCAGATTATTTCAAGTACACAGCCTGCCTCCGGAACAAGTCAGATTTATCAGACCGGCTATGGCACAGGCAAAATATCCATCGTTATTTTGCCGACAATGACAAATATTTCAGACGGTACGCATCGGCTTCGTGTGAAGATGAAAGCAAACGGAGCGGGTTATCTGGAATTAGGCTACATAAAAGATGCAATTCCCGAAACTTTTGTAGTTCTTCAGCCTATTACCATCACCAATACTTCCTATGACAGCACATCGGAAAGGATTTTTACGATACCAACTACGATTCCCGCAGGAATGAGGCTGGCCATACGCAATCCCGGAACTTCTTTTGCCGGACATTACTGGGACGATGTAGTCTGGGAACCTATACCGAATCTGGCAACCGGCGAAACGGAAAATCTGCCTAAGATAGGTCTTTATCCGAATCCTGTTCACGATGAACTGCATATTTCTAATGTGAAAAATGTAGAAACCCTTACATTAGCAGATACATCGGGAAGGATATTAAAAATCATTAATAATCCTTCAACTACCGTATCATTGAGTGATCTTGAAAAAGGAATGTATTTTATATCCTTACATTTCAAAAAAGGAGGAGATGCCTCATATAAAATAATTAAGGATTAA
- a CDS encoding DUF4136 domain-containing protein, with amino-acid sequence MKKYIFILLAAATLGLTSCSPFNVRSDYAETANFTNYRTYKLRIDDLKLNDIDKDRVLNELSKQLQMKGLQSGDSPDLIINVKANHKKITDITTSSPYGAWGWGGPFGWGIGMNRTWTSNYNEGAIIVDMVDARSNKLVWQGIGSGISVDRPKAKQKQIPEIVGEIMKNYPPQRK; translated from the coding sequence ATGAAGAAATATATTTTTATTTTGTTAGCCGCGGCTACTTTGGGTTTAACATCCTGCAGTCCTTTTAATGTACGTTCTGATTATGCGGAAACCGCAAACTTTACGAATTACAGAACCTATAAGCTAAGAATTGATGATCTGAAACTGAATGACATAGACAAAGACAGAGTTTTGAACGAATTATCAAAACAGCTTCAGATGAAAGGTCTTCAGTCGGGAGACAGCCCGGATCTGATCATCAACGTGAAAGCCAATCATAAAAAAATTACGGATATAACCACCAGTTCTCCTTATGGAGCATGGGGATGGGGCGGACCTTTCGGATGGGGAATCGGGATGAACAGAACATGGACCAGCAATTATAATGAAGGGGCCATTATTGTAGATATGGTAGATGCAAGATCAAATAAACTGGTTTGGCAGGGGATCGGAAGCGGAATTTCCGTAGACCGCCCGAAAGCCAAGCAAAAACAAATTCCTGAAATTGTGGGTGAAATCATGAAGAATTACCCTCCACAAAGAAAATAA
- a CDS encoding DUF5522 domain-containing protein: MALFDIKEGEDFYYNEQGYKVFTEKFHLKRGHCCKSGCRHCPYGYDKKTDTFIKNDKKNK, from the coding sequence ATGGCACTTTTTGACATCAAAGAAGGTGAAGATTTTTACTACAATGAGCAGGGGTATAAGGTTTTTACAGAAAAATTTCATCTGAAGAGAGGACATTGCTGTAAAAGTGGCTGTAGACATTGTCCTTACGGATACGATAAAAAAACGGACACATTTATTAAAAACGATAAAAAAAATAAGTAA
- a CDS encoding 1-aminocyclopropane-1-carboxylate deaminase/D-cysteine desulfhydrase, which produces MILQLPAQKIPIQEIPIDKKVKLFIKREDLIHPDISGNKYWKLFFNINNYLTQNPEKPYIITFGGAFSNHIAAVSAVGNLTGIPTLGMIRGGELKDKWRENPTLVFARKNGMNLQFVSREEYRHKEKLTEFLKAEFPDALVVPEGGTNEEAVKGIKMMLNDETKDFDYLCTAVGTGGTISGISEFCEENQKVMGFQAVMDRSLEETIAKLTSKRNFSLINSSFGGYGKINDENIRFINDFKRDYGIPLEPIYTGKMMQKVFEMIEEGYFPENSKILCFHTGGLQGIEGANLLLEKQNRNLII; this is translated from the coding sequence ATGATATTACAGCTTCCGGCACAAAAAATTCCGATCCAGGAAATCCCGATTGATAAAAAGGTTAAACTTTTCATCAAAAGAGAAGACCTCATTCATCCTGATATTTCAGGAAACAAATACTGGAAGCTATTTTTTAATATCAATAATTATTTGACCCAAAACCCGGAAAAGCCTTATATCATTACTTTTGGAGGTGCATTTTCCAATCATATTGCGGCAGTTTCTGCAGTAGGAAATCTCACCGGAATTCCTACTTTAGGTATGATCAGGGGAGGAGAACTTAAAGACAAATGGCGTGAAAATCCAACCTTAGTTTTTGCCAGAAAAAACGGAATGAACCTTCAGTTTGTAAGCCGTGAAGAATACAGGCACAAGGAAAAACTTACCGAATTTTTAAAAGCCGAATTTCCGGACGCGCTTGTCGTTCCCGAAGGTGGTACCAACGAAGAGGCGGTAAAAGGCATAAAAATGATGCTCAATGACGAAACAAAAGATTTTGATTATCTTTGCACCGCAGTGGGAACGGGAGGAACCATTTCAGGAATCTCAGAATTTTGTGAAGAGAATCAGAAAGTTATGGGATTTCAGGCGGTGATGGATCGTAGCTTGGAAGAAACGATTGCTAAATTAACTTCAAAGCGGAATTTCAGTCTAATAAATTCTTCCTTTGGGGGTTATGGTAAAATAAATGATGAGAATATCCGTTTTATCAATGATTTTAAGAGAGATTACGGAATTCCGCTGGAACCGATCTATACAGGAAAAATGATGCAGAAGGTTTTCGAAATGATTGAAGAAGGATATTTTCCCGAGAATAGTAAAATTTTGTGCTTCCACACCGGTGGATTACAGGGAATTGAAGGCGCAAATTTATTGTTGGAAAAACAGAACAGAAATTTAATTATATAA
- a CDS encoding glucosaminidase domain-containing protein — translation MKRLFLLVSLLVLSKFSAQTWATEDQYIQKFAKYAVEEMEKYKIPASITLAQGLLETGGGQSRLALEGKNHFGIKCKEDWTGKTMKHTDDAPNECFRVYDDPRQSYEDHSIFLSTRKYYANLFNLDMKDYRAWATGLKKAGYATNPRYASILIGKIEKYRLYEFDNTSSKEVLYAVLKMYPNLKDDRTFMAQLETEKYTKKTKEPVIVEVPYKQTSYAQQQKRVERIRTKSEVLNSILIKTHPNDGLKYIVIPEDTNLEFIAKKFKISESKLVKWNELEGDVLYKNDIVFLESKNSDGNTATYKAEAGEDMHDIAQKFGIKLNKLYAKNRMDAGQKPSAGQLIYLIDKKPRN, via the coding sequence ATGAAAAGACTTTTCTTACTCGTAAGCCTTTTAGTTTTATCAAAATTTTCGGCTCAGACTTGGGCAACTGAAGATCAATACATCCAGAAATTTGCCAAATATGCTGTAGAAGAAATGGAAAAGTATAAAATTCCTGCTTCTATTACCCTTGCACAGGGACTTCTGGAGACGGGTGGCGGACAAAGCCGGCTCGCTCTGGAAGGCAAGAACCATTTCGGAATCAAATGTAAAGAAGACTGGACCGGAAAAACCATGAAGCACACCGATGACGCTCCCAATGAGTGCTTCCGGGTATATGACGATCCGCGTCAGTCGTATGAAGATCATTCCATATTTTTGTCGACAAGAAAATACTACGCCAATCTTTTCAACCTGGATATGAAGGATTACAGAGCGTGGGCAACCGGACTTAAAAAAGCAGGATACGCAACCAATCCGAGATATGCTTCCATACTAATCGGTAAAATAGAAAAATACAGGTTATACGAATTTGATAATACCAGCTCAAAAGAAGTGCTGTATGCGGTGCTAAAAATGTATCCGAATCTTAAGGATGACAGAACCTTTATGGCACAGCTGGAAACGGAAAAATATACCAAAAAAACAAAAGAGCCCGTAATCGTTGAAGTGCCCTATAAACAGACTTCTTATGCGCAACAGCAGAAAAGGGTGGAAAGAATCAGAACAAAATCGGAAGTTCTTAATTCTATTCTCATTAAAACCCACCCGAACGACGGTCTGAAATACATTGTAATTCCTGAAGATACCAATCTGGAATTTATCGCGAAAAAATTTAAAATAAGCGAAAGCAAACTTGTAAAATGGAACGAGCTGGAAGGTGATGTTCTATACAAAAATGATATTGTATTCCTGGAATCTAAAAATTCTGATGGAAATACAGCAACCTATAAAGCCGAAGCAGGGGAAGATATGCATGATATCGCCCAGAAATTCGGGATCAAATTGAATAAACTGTACGCTAAAAACAGGATGGATGCGGGGCAGAAGCCTTCTGCCGGACAATTGATTTATTTAATTGATAAAAAACCAAGAAATTAA